CCGGTCTGCCTTTGGTGGCCGTGGCGCCCGTCATGGGCCTGCTGTTTGACCTGGGTCAGTGTTCCCGCCTGACCCTGTCGCTATCTTTCGCGCTGGGAACGCCGGTACTGGCCCTGGTCGGCGCGATCGGCGCCGCGCTCGCCCTCGGGGTGCGCGGCGGCGGCGTGCTGCAGGCGCTGTTGCTGCTGCCCTGGTTCGTGCCGGTGCTGATCTTCGGCGCGGGCTCGGTGGCCTCCTGTGCCACCGACCAGGCGCCGACGACGGCGTTCCTGCTGCTTGGCGGTGCGCTGCTGGCGGCGCTGGCGCTGGCCCCGCCCGCCTGTGTCCTGGCGCTGCGCTTCGCCGTCGAAGAATGAGGATGCCTGCCATGCCGCCCACTCCCCCCGCCCGCCGCGCCACGCGCCTGCTGCGGTTCGCCGCGCCGCAGGCCTTCTATCCGCTGGCGGGCAGGCTGGTTCGCTGGTGCGCCGCGCTCGCCGCCGTGCTCGGCGCCTGCGCCTTGGCGATCGGCTTTTTCGTCGCGCCCACCGACGCCACCCAGGGCGAGGTTTACCGCATCATTTTCATCCACGTCGCCGCCGCGTGGATGTCGCTGTTCATCTATCTGCTGATGGCGTTCTGGTCCGCGCTCGGCCTGATCCTGCGCACCCGCCTGTCGTTCATCATGGCGCGCGCGCTGGCCCCCACCGGCGCACTGTTCTGCTTCGTCGCGCTCTGGAGCGGCGCGTTGTGGGGCCGGCCCACCTGGGGCGCCTACTGGGTCTGGGACGCGCGGCTCACCTCGCAATTGATCCTGGGGTTCCTGTACCTGGGCTACCTGGCGCTGACCGCCCTGACCGTCGATCCCCATCGCGGCGACCGCGCCGGGGCGCTGGTGGCGCTGGTGGGCGCCATCAACGTACCCATCATCTATTTCTCCGTGTCCTGGTGGAGCACGCTGCACCAGGGCGCCTCGGTCAGCCTGACCCGCGCGCCGTCCATGGCGACGACCATGCTGGCCGCCATGCTGCTGATGGCGCTGGCCGCGTGGGCCTACACCGCCGCCGTCGCACTGGCGCGTGCCCGCGTTCTGGTGCTGGAACGGGAATGGCCGGCCGGCTGGGTGCGCGACCTGGCGCGCCGCGAGGCGGTGACACGCAAGGAGCCGGCATGATGCACTGGGAATCCTGGGCCGCGTTCTGGCACATGGGCGGGCGCGCCGGCTTCGTCTGGGGCAGCTATGGCGCGCTGGCCCTGCTGGTGCTAGCCGAATGCGCATCGCTGGCGCGCCGGCGCCGCCGCGCGCTGCAACGCCTGGCCGCGCTCGATCGCGCCACCCGCCCGGCGGCCAGGCGGCAACGGCAGGACGGAGGAACCGCATGACGACACCCCGCCGCCGGCGCCTGTTCCTGCTGCTCTGTGCCTTCGCGCTGCTGAGCGCGGCCGCCGCCCTGATCCTGACGGCCATGCGCCAGAACCTGGTGTTCTTCCACACGCCCAGCGAAATCGCGCGCGGCGAGGCGCCGCGGCAGCGGCTGTTCCGCGTCGGCGGCATGGTGCTGGCCGGATCGCTGCAACGCCACGCCGACGGCCTGGGCGTGCGTTTCATCGTCACCGACACCGCCCACGACGTACCGGTGGTGTATCGCGGCGCCCTGCCCGACCTGTTCCGCGAAGGCACGGGCGTGGTAGCCCAGGGCACGCTGGACGCCGACGGCGTGTTCACCGCCACCAGCGTGCTCGCCCGCCATGACGAGAACTACACGCCGATCGAGGTCCGCGACGCCATCGAGCGCGCCCACGACGCCGGCAGGACGGTGCGGCCATGATCGCCGAGGTCGGCCACTTTGCCCTGATGCTCGGCTTCGCGCTGGCGCTGGTGCAGGCCATCGTGCCGCTGTATGGCGCCTGGCGCGGCCGCGCCGCGCTGATGGCGGTCGGCCGCGGCGCCGCGCGCGGGCAACTGCTGTTCGTGCTGCTGTCATACGCCTGCCTGCACCTGCTGTTCATCGCCAATGATTTTTCCGTGCGGCTGGTGGCCGACAACAGCCACACCCGCACGCCGCTGATCTACCGGATCACCGCGGTCTGGGGCAACCACGAGGGCTCCATGCTGCTGTGGATCGTCTCGCTGTCGCTATGGACGGCGGCGGTGACGCGCTGGAGCCGCGCGCTGCCCGAGGCGTTCACGGCGCGGGTCCTGGGCGTGCTGGGCGCGGTCAGCGCGGGGTTCACCGCCTTCACGCTGCTGACCTCCAACCCCTTTGCGCGCCTGTTGCCCGCGGCGCAGGAGGGCCGCGACCTGAATCCGCTGTTGCAGGATCCCGGCATGATCATCCACCCGCCGTTGCTGTACCTGGGC
The window above is part of the Achromobacter deleyi genome. Proteins encoded here:
- the ccmB gene encoding heme exporter protein CcmB, which codes for MTWLASPFFAVLRRDLLLLGRGRADVIVSLLFFVLVACLFPLGVGADASLLRTLGPGVLWVAALLATLLSQHRLFAQDHADGTLEQLLLSPGAATLWVLAKITAHWIGTGLPLVAVAPVMGLLFDLGQCSRLTLSLSFALGTPVLALVGAIGAALALGVRGGGVLQALLLLPWFVPVLIFGAGSVASCATDQAPTTAFLLLGGALLAALALAPPACVLALRFAVEE
- the ccmC gene encoding heme ABC transporter permease CcmC, which translates into the protein MPPTPPARRATRLLRFAAPQAFYPLAGRLVRWCAALAAVLGACALAIGFFVAPTDATQGEVYRIIFIHVAAAWMSLFIYLLMAFWSALGLILRTRLSFIMARALAPTGALFCFVALWSGALWGRPTWGAYWVWDARLTSQLILGFLYLGYLALTALTVDPHRGDRAGALVALVGAINVPIIYFSVSWWSTLHQGASVSLTRAPSMATTMLAAMLLMALAAWAYTAAVALARARVLVLEREWPAGWVRDLARREAVTRKEPA
- the ccmD gene encoding heme exporter protein CcmD — its product is MMHWESWAAFWHMGGRAGFVWGSYGALALLVLAECASLARRRRRALQRLAALDRATRPAARRQRQDGGTA
- the ccmE gene encoding cytochrome c maturation protein CcmE, which encodes MTTPRRRRLFLLLCAFALLSAAAALILTAMRQNLVFFHTPSEIARGEAPRQRLFRVGGMVLAGSLQRHADGLGVRFIVTDTAHDVPVVYRGALPDLFREGTGVVAQGTLDADGVFTATSVLARHDENYTPIEVRDAIERAHDAGRTVRP